The genomic stretch GGCCAATCAATGTATATACATATGATCATGATAAAATGCAAAGAGATGCGGAAAAGATGGAGGGACCGGTTATCAGTATTCACATGTAAATGGCCGGGTATTTATTACCGGGTTGTTATATACCTGTTCTTTTTATTATTAAATCAGCCAGTATCTTTTGCCCAGGTCAAATGGGTAAATGTTGATTCTTTGTATGCCCCCTTGCCGTCTTCGGTACAGGTTTTTAAAACAACCGATCCGCTGGACGGGAACCCATTCATTGCGTATTATGTAAAGGCAAAACTGAAGGACAGAAACCTCAATTTTACTGTAGATACCACGCTTGGCAGAAGGTTGACCCCCGCTAAATTTTATGAGAAGAACGGCCAGCCGCTCCTGGTGGTGAATTGTACATTCTTCAATTTTGATAAGAACCAGAACCTGAATACAGTGATCAAGGAAGGAAAACTGGTTGGGTATAACAACCATTCTCTTCCCATGCGGGGAAAGGATACCTTTCAATACAGGCACCCATTGGCAAGTGCTTTTGGAATTGACCGGAAACGGAATGCGGATATTGCATGGACATTGACTGATTCTTCCAGGAAATTTGCTTATGCCAGCCAGGTACCAGGTATGAAACCGGTCAAGGACTCCGTTTCAAGACCTTCGTTCCAATACCTTCTCCATAACTATTCCTATTTGAGCTATAAAAAGTGGAAGATGAGAACTGCCATTGGCGGTGGCCCCGTGATCGTGCAGAACGGGCAGGTGAAGATCAGCAATGAAGAGGAATTGAAATTTGCCGGTAAGGCAATCAACGATAAACATCCCCGTACCTGCATTGGGTATACAAATAACGGCCATCTCATCATCCTGGTCATCCAGGGCCGTTTTCCCGGCCTTGCCGAAGGTGCTACCCTTGAACAGGAAGCCAAACTGCTGATAGACCTTGGCTGCGTGGAAGCCCTGAACCTCGATGGCGGCGGCAGCAGCTGCATGCTCATTAATGGCAAAGAGACCATTGAACCCAGTGATAAGGGAGGCCAGCGACCGGTTCCTGCTGTCTTCATCATCTCAAAGAACTGAGTGCCGGGTTAACGAAACCCTTAATTTTCCACCAATACTGCTTTTCCGCATAATGCCTGAATACTGGCACGATTTTTCGTTACAATTAATTAACAAACAAACATTTTATGAAAAAACTGATCTTTTATTATCCATATCCCTGGTTGCTGTGGTGGTAGCTATCATACATAATAGCTGATCACACCTGGCAATTTTCCGGGTTCATTCTTTGGTAAATAAATTCAATTAAATTTTATGAAAAAGCTGACTTTAGGCTTGTCACTGGCATTGGCAGCCGTAGTATTTGCTGTGATCTCCTGCCAAAAGGAGAGTAGTAATAATTCAGGTACTTCAACCCTTAATATACGGTTGACAGATGCGCCCACGCATTTTGATGAAGTGAATGTTGACATCCGGGAGGTGCGGGTGAAATTTTCCGACGATACACTCAGCACCGGTGGATGGGTAACATTGAATACCTATCCCGGCATCTACAACCTGCTGGATTATCAGAACGGGGTAGACACGTTGCTGGCTACCGGGGCATTCCCCACCGAAGTGGTAAAAGAGATCCGGTTCATACTGGGACCCAATAATACCATCGTTGATACACTCGGGGTTGTTCATGCGCTGACCATACCCAGTGGCGCCGAATCGGGACTAAAGATCAAAGTAAATAAGAGACTCCAGGAAACCCTTGAAACGATCATTATTGATTTTGATGCTGCCCTGTCTGTTAAACAGGAGGGAAACGGCGATTACAAGTTAAGACCCGTTTTAAGAGTCAGATAATTCTAT from Chitinophagaceae bacterium encodes the following:
- a CDS encoding phosphodiester glycosidase family protein encodes the protein MIKCKEMRKRWRDRLSVFTCKWPGIYYRVVIYLFFLLLNQPVSFAQVKWVNVDSLYAPLPSSVQVFKTTDPLDGNPFIAYYVKAKLKDRNLNFTVDTTLGRRLTPAKFYEKNGQPLLVVNCTFFNFDKNQNLNTVIKEGKLVGYNNHSLPMRGKDTFQYRHPLASAFGIDRKRNADIAWTLTDSSRKFAYASQVPGMKPVKDSVSRPSFQYLLHNYSYLSYKKWKMRTAIGGGPVIVQNGQVKISNEEELKFAGKAINDKHPRTCIGYTNNGHLIILVIQGRFPGLAEGATLEQEAKLLIDLGCVEALNLDGGGSSCMLINGKETIEPSDKGGQRPVPAVFIISKN
- a CDS encoding DUF4382 domain-containing protein is translated as MKKLTLGLSLALAAVVFAVISCQKESSNNSGTSTLNIRLTDAPTHFDEVNVDIREVRVKFSDDTLSTGGWVTLNTYPGIYNLLDYQNGVDTLLATGAFPTEVVKEIRFILGPNNTIVDTLGVVHALTIPSGAESGLKIKVNKRLQETLETIIIDFDAALSVKQEGNGDYKLRPVLRVR